The following proteins come from a genomic window of Plectropomus leopardus isolate mb chromosome 11, YSFRI_Pleo_2.0, whole genome shotgun sequence:
- the LOC121950300 gene encoding neuroepithelial cell-transforming gene 1 protein-like isoform X1: MEENEEVCGRTLGNKKQKLRRMSSRTSTTSVISAAEPSPQTLRRNNSKKPPLQRGSSFTFLTPGTPWDFSLKRKRKEKEDDTVSLSSFDLKEPSNKRVRPLAKVSSLVNLISPSKNGAVRRFGQTIQSMSLRADSKSPGMSLRASKAAGPTPTKRRNSTLWSETLDVHQKSTFSTKEIKRQEAIYELYRGEQDLIEDLQLARKAYHDPMLKLSIMTEEELAHIFGDLDAYIPLHEDLLMKLTEGTGPDGTVAQIGQIVIDWLPGLNAYKGYCSNQLAAKALLDQKKQDRRVHDFLQRCLESPFSRKLDLWSFLDIPRSRLVKYPLLLREILRHTPPDHPDIASLERAITIIQEILSDINMRKGESECQYYIEKLEYLDEKQRDPLIDNCKTLLIHGELRNKSGSQLYVFLFSELLVLTRPVTRNDRSCFQVYRQPIPVRDLALEDLQDGEIRMGGSFRGAFTNGEKAKNVFRVSSMDPSHGQSHTLHVNDVYHKQQWLNCLRTAMAQQQGAPPRAQQEEAVRAKHRSPTISATISDEESDENCPPVSGPKLRPQTLSKTRLDQKLRGSLKRKETGV; encoded by the exons atggaagaaaatgaagaagtTTGTGGACGGACGTTGggaaacaaaaagcagaaactTCGCAGGATGTCATCGAGGACTTCCACCACCAGTGTCATCAGCGCTGCGGAGCCTTCTCCACAAACACTCCGGAGAAACAACTCCAAGAA ACCCCCTCTGCAAAGAGGCAGCTCCTTCACCTTTCTCACTCCTGGGACTCCATGGGACTTCAGTCTA AAGAGAAAACGCAAAGAGAAGGAGGATGACACGGTCAGTCTGTCCAGTTTCGACCTCAAG GAACCGAGTAACAAGCGTGTCCGTCCTCTGGCCAAAGTTTCATCCCTCGTCAACTTGATATCTCCATCAAAGAATGGAGCAGTGCGGCGCTTTGGCCAGACCATACAG TCAATGTCATTACGTGCTGACAGCAAGTCACCAGGGATGTCGCTCAGAGCCAGCAAGGCAGCGGGTCCCACCCCCACGAAACGCAGAAACAGCACGCTGTGGTCAGAGACGCTGGACGTCCATCAGAAGAGCACGTTCTCCACAAAAGAGATCAAGAGACAAGAg GCAATTTATGAGCTTTACAGGGGAGAGCAAGATCTCATAGAGGATCTCCAACTTGCACGAAAG GCATACCATGATCCAATGCTAAAACTCTCCATCATGACAGAGGAGGAACTAGCTCACATATTTGGGGACCTGGATGCATACATCCCCTTGCATGAGG ACTTACTGATGAAACTGACGGAGGGAACTGGCCCTGATGGAACAGTAGCTCAGATTGGACAGATAGTGATAGACTGG CTGCCAGGTCTGAACGCCTACAAAGGCTACTGCAGCAACCAGCTTGCAGCCAAAGCCCTGCTGGACCAGAAAAAGCAGGACAGGCGGGTCCATGACTTCCTGCAGCGTTGTCTGGAGTCGCCCTTCAGCAGGAAGCTGGACCTCTGGAGCTTCCTAGACATCCCACGATCGCGCCTGGTGAAATACCCGCTGCTGCTGCGAGAGATCCTAAGACACACTCCTCCTGATCACCCCGACATAGCCAGTCTGGAGAGAGCT ATCACTATAATCCAGGagattctgtctgatatcaacATGAGAAAAGGAGAGTCTGAGTGCCAATATTACATAGAAAAGCTGGAGTATCTGGATGAGAAGCAGCGGGATCCTCTTATAGATAACTGCAAGACACTACTTATTCACGGCGAGCTGCGGAACAAGAGTGGCTCG cagttGTACGTGTTCCTCTTCTCTGAGCTCCTGGTTCTGACCCGACCGGTGACCCGCAATGACAGGAGCTGTTTCCAGGTCTATCGACAGCCCATCCCAGTTCGGGACTTGGCTCTCGAGGACCTGCAGGATGGAGAGATCCGCATGGGGGGGTCCTTCAGAGGGGCTTTCACTAATGGAGAAAAAG CTAAGAACGTTTTCCGTGTGAGCTCTATGGATCCATCCCATGGTCAGTCCCACACCCTGCATGTCAACGATGTCTACCACAAGCAGCAGTGGCTCAACTGTCTCCGCACTGCAATGGCCCAACAACAGGGGGCTCCACCCAGAGCTCAGCAGGAAGAAGCTGTCAGAGCCAAGCATCGCTCCCCCACTATCTCAGCCACCATCTCTGATGAGGAGTCAGACGAGAACTGTCCGCCTGTCTCTGGCCCTAAACTCAGGCCTCAGACGCTGTCCAAAACCAGACTGGACCAGAAGTTACGAGGCTCACTAAAGAGGAAGGAGACTGGAGTGTAG
- the LOC121950300 gene encoding neuroepithelial cell-transforming gene 1 protein-like isoform X2: protein MEENEEVCGRTLGNKKQKLRRMSSRTSTTSVISAAEPSPQTLRRNNSKKPPLQRGSSFTFLTPGTPWDFSLKRKRKEKEDDTVSLSSFDLKEPSNKRVRPLAKVSSLVNLISPSKNGAVRRFGQTIQSMSLRADSKSPGMSLRASKAAGPTPTKRRNSTLWSETLDVHQKSTFSTKEIKRQEAIYELYRGEQDLIEDLQLARKAYHDPMLKLSIMTEEELAHIFGDLDAYIPLHEDLLMKLTEGTGPDGTVAQIGQIVIDWLPGLNAYKGYCSNQLAAKALLDQKKQDRRVHDFLQRCLESPFSRKLDLWSFLDIPRSRLVKYPLLLREILRHTPPDHPDIASLERAITIIQEILSDINMRKGESECQYYIEKLEYLDEKQRDPLIDNCKTLLIHGELRNKSGSLYVFLFSELLVLTRPVTRNDRSCFQVYRQPIPVRDLALEDLQDGEIRMGGSFRGAFTNGEKAKNVFRVSSMDPSHGQSHTLHVNDVYHKQQWLNCLRTAMAQQQGAPPRAQQEEAVRAKHRSPTISATISDEESDENCPPVSGPKLRPQTLSKTRLDQKLRGSLKRKETGV, encoded by the exons atggaagaaaatgaagaagtTTGTGGACGGACGTTGggaaacaaaaagcagaaactTCGCAGGATGTCATCGAGGACTTCCACCACCAGTGTCATCAGCGCTGCGGAGCCTTCTCCACAAACACTCCGGAGAAACAACTCCAAGAA ACCCCCTCTGCAAAGAGGCAGCTCCTTCACCTTTCTCACTCCTGGGACTCCATGGGACTTCAGTCTA AAGAGAAAACGCAAAGAGAAGGAGGATGACACGGTCAGTCTGTCCAGTTTCGACCTCAAG GAACCGAGTAACAAGCGTGTCCGTCCTCTGGCCAAAGTTTCATCCCTCGTCAACTTGATATCTCCATCAAAGAATGGAGCAGTGCGGCGCTTTGGCCAGACCATACAG TCAATGTCATTACGTGCTGACAGCAAGTCACCAGGGATGTCGCTCAGAGCCAGCAAGGCAGCGGGTCCCACCCCCACGAAACGCAGAAACAGCACGCTGTGGTCAGAGACGCTGGACGTCCATCAGAAGAGCACGTTCTCCACAAAAGAGATCAAGAGACAAGAg GCAATTTATGAGCTTTACAGGGGAGAGCAAGATCTCATAGAGGATCTCCAACTTGCACGAAAG GCATACCATGATCCAATGCTAAAACTCTCCATCATGACAGAGGAGGAACTAGCTCACATATTTGGGGACCTGGATGCATACATCCCCTTGCATGAGG ACTTACTGATGAAACTGACGGAGGGAACTGGCCCTGATGGAACAGTAGCTCAGATTGGACAGATAGTGATAGACTGG CTGCCAGGTCTGAACGCCTACAAAGGCTACTGCAGCAACCAGCTTGCAGCCAAAGCCCTGCTGGACCAGAAAAAGCAGGACAGGCGGGTCCATGACTTCCTGCAGCGTTGTCTGGAGTCGCCCTTCAGCAGGAAGCTGGACCTCTGGAGCTTCCTAGACATCCCACGATCGCGCCTGGTGAAATACCCGCTGCTGCTGCGAGAGATCCTAAGACACACTCCTCCTGATCACCCCGACATAGCCAGTCTGGAGAGAGCT ATCACTATAATCCAGGagattctgtctgatatcaacATGAGAAAAGGAGAGTCTGAGTGCCAATATTACATAGAAAAGCTGGAGTATCTGGATGAGAAGCAGCGGGATCCTCTTATAGATAACTGCAAGACACTACTTATTCACGGCGAGCTGCGGAACAAGAGTGGCTCG ttGTACGTGTTCCTCTTCTCTGAGCTCCTGGTTCTGACCCGACCGGTGACCCGCAATGACAGGAGCTGTTTCCAGGTCTATCGACAGCCCATCCCAGTTCGGGACTTGGCTCTCGAGGACCTGCAGGATGGAGAGATCCGCATGGGGGGGTCCTTCAGAGGGGCTTTCACTAATGGAGAAAAAG CTAAGAACGTTTTCCGTGTGAGCTCTATGGATCCATCCCATGGTCAGTCCCACACCCTGCATGTCAACGATGTCTACCACAAGCAGCAGTGGCTCAACTGTCTCCGCACTGCAATGGCCCAACAACAGGGGGCTCCACCCAGAGCTCAGCAGGAAGAAGCTGTCAGAGCCAAGCATCGCTCCCCCACTATCTCAGCCACCATCTCTGATGAGGAGTCAGACGAGAACTGTCCGCCTGTCTCTGGCCCTAAACTCAGGCCTCAGACGCTGTCCAAAACCAGACTGGACCAGAAGTTACGAGGCTCACTAAAGAGGAAGGAGACTGGAGTGTAG